From the genome of Psychroserpens ponticola, one region includes:
- a CDS encoding winged helix-turn-helix transcriptional regulator, which translates to MYKLNGKEYPCCASLTMGFIGGKWKTVILFHLREKTLRYNELRKQMPSVTERTLSLQLKTLEEDGLIFRKVYTSKPPLKVEYSLTDFGKTLIPVVQSIADWGVYAVGEKGKVLV; encoded by the coding sequence ATGTATAAGTTAAATGGAAAAGAATATCCTTGTTGTGCAAGTTTAACAATGGGGTTTATTGGCGGAAAATGGAAAACAGTTATTCTATTTCATCTTAGAGAAAAAACACTTCGATATAACGAACTGCGCAAACAAATGCCATCGGTTACCGAACGTACATTAAGTTTACAATTAAAAACTTTGGAAGAAGATGGTTTAATTTTTCGAAAAGTATATACATCTAAACCTCCTTTAAAGGTAGAATACTCGTTAACAGATTTTGGAAAAACATTGATACCTGTTGTGCAATCTATAGCGGATTGGGGTGTTTATGCTGTTGGAGAAAAAGGAAAAGTTTTAGTATAA
- a CDS encoding DMT family transporter, whose product MFKKAVILMIMSALAFALLNVFVKKLTHFNVYQIVFFRSIGSLFFTLPFLMHKKISILGNEKFLLLSRGFIGFVAMTLFFMSLKHLSMGASVSIRYISPIFAALFALILLKERVKHLQWFCFAIALSGVFILKGFNIEVNSYGIFYALLSAVFTGLVFIIIRKIGNKDHPIVVVNYFMIIAALFGGVLAISNWQNPVGIEWVILLSLGVFGYFGQYYMTKAFQIGEVNQIAPLKYIEVIFTMLIGVIWLAETYTIIGLLGISLILGGLILNFMVKRRSSFDKNSKTKMN is encoded by the coding sequence ATGTTTAAGAAGGCTGTCATATTGATGATTATGAGTGCATTGGCTTTTGCATTGTTGAACGTTTTTGTTAAAAAACTTACTCACTTTAATGTCTATCAAATAGTTTTCTTCAGATCCATAGGATCATTGTTTTTTACGCTTCCTTTCTTAATGCATAAAAAAATCTCAATACTTGGTAATGAGAAATTTTTATTGCTTTCAAGAGGTTTTATAGGTTTTGTAGCTATGACCTTATTTTTTATGTCACTAAAACATTTGTCAATGGGAGCTTCTGTCTCAATTAGATATATATCACCAATTTTTGCAGCTTTATTTGCATTAATACTGCTCAAAGAAAGAGTAAAACATTTACAATGGTTTTGTTTTGCTATCGCTTTAAGTGGTGTTTTTATATTAAAAGGTTTTAATATTGAAGTTAATAGTTACGGAATCTTTTATGCCCTTTTATCAGCTGTCTTTACAGGATTGGTATTTATCATTATTAGAAAAATAGGAAATAAAGATCATCCAATAGTTGTTGTCAATTATTTTATGATTATTGCAGCTCTATTTGGAGGTGTTCTAGCAATTTCTAATTGGCAAAACCCTGTTGGTATAGAATGGGTTATATTATTGAGTTTAGGTGTTTTTGGATACTTCGGACAATATTATATGACAAAAGCTTTTCAGATTGGCGAAGTGAATCAAATTGCTCCTCTAAAATATATCGAAGTCATCTTTACAATGTTAATTGGCGTGATTTGGTTAGCAGAAACTTATACAATAATTGGATTGCTCGGAATTTCATTAATTCTTGGAGGACTGATTTTGAATTTTATGGTGAAGCGTCGAAGTAGTTTTGATAAGAATTCTAAAACTAAAATGAATTAA
- a CDS encoding LacI family DNA-binding transcriptional regulator has translation MNHLESTITLKEISQVSGYSVSTVSKALNNKPDISIDTRKVIQTIADEYNYVPNNYAVALRKKKTKTISVIVPQINTSFYSCLLFNIEKLAYTFGYRIFIFQSFEETSKEKEFMRNSNDGSVDGLIIITKNKLLNKYFKEENNLPVEHICVDENLSEERLKKECISSFNTLLRRIN, from the coding sequence ATGAATCATCTAGAGTCAACTATAACATTAAAAGAAATTTCTCAAGTTTCAGGGTATTCTGTTTCCACAGTATCTAAGGCATTAAACAACAAGCCAGATATTAGTATAGATACTCGTAAGGTTATTCAAACTATTGCTGATGAATATAATTATGTTCCAAACAATTATGCTGTTGCACTTAGAAAGAAAAAAACAAAAACTATTTCTGTAATTGTTCCTCAAATTAATACGTCTTTTTATAGTTGTTTATTGTTTAATATTGAAAAACTAGCTTATACTTTTGGTTACAGAATTTTTATATTTCAATCTTTTGAGGAAACTTCAAAAGAAAAAGAATTTATGAGAAATAGTAACGATGGAAGTGTAGATGGACTTATCATAATTACAAAAAACAAACTTCTTAATAAATATTTTAAAGAAGAAAATAACCTTCCTGTTGAACATATCTGTGTTGACGAAAATTTATCTGAAGAGAGACTGAAAAAAGAATGTATTTCTAGTTTTAATACGTTGTTAAGACGTATAAACTAA
- a CDS encoding bifunctional 4-hydroxy-2-oxoglutarate aldolase/2-dehydro-3-deoxy-phosphogluconate aldolase codes for MANFSRLEVAEVMKQTGLVPLFYDGDLTACKEVLDACYKGGARLLEFTARGDFAHEVFGELNKYVLKELPGMIMGVGSVTDAASASRFMALGANFIVTPVFREDIAIVCNRRKVLWSPGCGSLTEIAKAEEFGCEIVKLFPGGIYGPDFVKAIKGPQPWTSIMPTGGVSPTMENLKGWFNAGVTCVGMGSKLIKKNANGEFNYKEIETNTKLALSIIEDVRK; via the coding sequence ATGGCAAATTTTTCAAGATTAGAAGTAGCAGAAGTAATGAAACAAACAGGTTTAGTGCCTTTGTTTTATGATGGAGATTTAACAGCATGTAAAGAGGTTCTAGATGCATGCTATAAAGGAGGTGCAAGACTATTAGAATTTACTGCTAGAGGTGATTTTGCACATGAAGTTTTTGGAGAGCTCAATAAGTATGTCCTTAAAGAGTTACCTGGAATGATAATGGGAGTAGGCTCTGTTACTGATGCTGCGTCAGCTTCTAGATTTATGGCGCTTGGTGCTAACTTTATTGTTACACCTGTATTTAGAGAAGATATTGCAATTGTATGCAACAGAAGAAAAGTACTTTGGTCACCAGGTTGTGGATCGCTTACTGAAATTGCAAAAGCAGAAGAGTTTGGTTGTGAAATTGTAAAATTGTTTCCAGGCGGAATTTATGGGCCAGATTTCGTTAAAGCTATTAAAGGACCTCAACCATGGACTAGCATTATGCCAACAGGAGGTGTATCTCCAACTATGGAAAACTTAAAAGGATGGTTCAATGCTGGTGTTACTTGTGTTGGTATGGGCTCTAAACTCATTAAAAAAAATGCAAACGGAGAATTTAATTATAAAGAAATAGAAACAAATACAAAACTTGCTTTGAGTATAATAGAAGATGTAAGAAAATGA